AGCACAGATGCTCGTGTTGATAAGGACTGTGTGGGGGAATAGGCGAATAGTTTTAGTACGTGCATATCAAGTACTACGTACTGTAGGCCCCAGACTGCACGGTGATATCTAGTACtaatgtacaagtatgctgTGTGATGTGATTGTTGGCCATTCAACGGTACGATGCAGACAGAGCTTTGACATGATTTGATCAACGGGCGAGGCACTCACCTTTGCAACGAAAACCACCACTTGCCGACGCCGTGATTGGCCTATAATTGCGAAATCGAAAACAACGCTGAACTGCCCATGTCTGGCCTTTTCGCCGATATACTAGTACTTGTACGTACATTGATATGATTGATCCTTTCTGCTGCCCACACCTTCGCTTCCTTGCCTCTTGCTAACCCGCATCGGTCCGCAACGCAGCACGTCGAGACGAGGCCGTCCCCGCAAAGAGCGCACGCAGCCAATCGCCGGCGCCCACGGCAGCAAAAGGGCTACAGGCGCTGCAGGCAGGGATGGaatgggatgggatgggatgagCATCAGGACTGCTGCAgaggatgaagctgctgctgctgccaatcACCTCCAGcgctcttttctccctcGGCTGCCACGGACGGCGCCCGCACGACTCCGGCACGACGCAGACGCCCTTTGAGCGGCCGCCACGACAGTCGTGCAGCTGCGCATGTcgcttgtgcttgtgcttgtgcatTGCATGCATGGAGGGAGCGTCTGGCGCCTTGGTCCGGCGTTCGTGTCTGCGATATGAGTCTTGACTCGCATCCTGCgtgctttttgctctttggcCACTCACAGCGAGCCTCGCCGTTGTCTGTCACTGCCAGTCTGTCTATCAAACGCCTCTTGCTTTGCCTGCCCCTCACTCTGCTGGCCCCTGCCTACTAGTagctctgctgctgtaggCTCTGCTGCGATacttgcttcttctactaCGACTACACCCGTCGGCTTGGGACCGACTGCTGGTGTCTCGTCAGTTGCGAGTCGCGATCTGGACCCTGCGCAGGATTTGCTgcatcgccagcagccgAGAGTGTTTTGTCTCTGTGTCTGGCCGTCTCTCgtccagctgcttctgcttctgcctctgcctctgccgccgctaacgccaacgccacaccaccaccaccaacagcTGCCTGCTGCTACTATACTGCATACTCACAAGTCCCATCTGCAGCCGTCTGTCTGCGTCCAGCCTGTGTGAGACTTGTTGCTCCGCCATCACCAAGGCTAACCGTCGCCCAAGACGCATCACCAAGCATAGTCCCCAGCTGTCGTGCCACTCTGTCGCTAGCGAGCAGCACACTAGCTAATACGGCCCTACCACGTATCcttccctcctctctctcccccatCCTGAGACGagcccaggccaggccagacCCGATCAGACCCCTTGTCCAGACGACGCGAATGCCTTGAGTTTCTGCACAACTTGCATGTTGCCGCGCCCGGTGTCTTGCTGAGACCCTGGACCGATCGTCGCCGATACCCAAACCCTCTCCCAACCTGCCTACCTGCCTACCTGACATATAACCACCGTATTTAACCACCTTTGCGCCGTCTCTCAATCCACCATGTCTTTACCCACCTCTGGCCCTGGCGCTCAATCTGAATTccactctcactctcactctcaaCCTCAGCCTGACTCCCAGCCTGGCTCCCAACCTGGCTCCCAACCTGGCGCCCATCCTCAATCTCAACGTCAAtcgcagcctcagcctcacgctcagcctcagcctcaagctcagcagccCGCCCCGTCTGCTCTCCTCCGCCCCTCGGAGCATCGTGACCGCGGCAAtcccctccctctcttctccttccagcagcccaacCCGTCGCCGACCAGCCTCGTGCCGTCCACCGCCGAGGGCAAGCCGATCCCCGTCGACGACTCGACCGTAGAATACCGCACCTCGGCCTTGCGCGAGCTCAACCACAACTTCCCGAGCCACCGCTACGCAAAGTCCACCGGCGCCCAGAGCAGCACCTACTCGGAGCCCGTCATCGTCCGCAGCTACTACCCCCCATTGCCGTCCAGCAGGCCGTCCAGCTCGTCTCGCGGCCCCGCCATCCACGGCGGTCCCATCTCCGGCTCGGGCATCGGCGCCGGATCCCAGGTCGGGCGATTTGCTGAGGCTGTCGCGGGCGGTCTTCCCCTCCCGTCGCGGCTCGTGTCGGGCGAGCACGGCATGCTAAGCACCATGGTCCTGTCCTTTGGAAAGAAGCCGGTCAATGGCCGGGTCGAGGATGAGACCCGGCTGCCGCCGATGGATGCCTTTAGCTTCAAGAGCTTCATGGACAATATAGAAGCCCAGGGCGGCGGTCTCGCCGGCGATATCAATGCTGACCTGGACCGCATTGCCGAGATCTGTGCGAGGTCCAGATACTCGCTGAGCAACCAGTACGAGGTCCATTACACTCCCCATGGTTCTGGAGCCTCCTTCTTGAACCCTTCAGCCCAGTCAAACGACTCTCAAGGCCCAACTTTACAGGCCGTCTCCGCAGAGGACGAGCACAGCGTAGGAGCATCATCAACCCGTAGGAAGAGGCGCATGGCCCGAAGGACTAGCCGAGCCGTAGGAACTCTAGAAACCATCATCTCATCCAGCCGGTCTTCGGACGAAGAGCAGGCCAGCAGAAAAAAGTCTGCTGCCGAGATTGCCGAGCAAGTTCGCGGCCGATCAGCACAAAAGAGCTCGGCGCATTCCTCTGCGAGCAGCTCTTCGAGCGGGACTCTCGATGACGAGCGCCGAGACTCTCATTTGGAAGATCAGGCTGCGCCCAAGAAGTCATCGTCTTCACTAGCTCTTATTGATGCTTCTACCCGACACAATGGCGTGGCTGTAGACTCTCCGCGAACGTCTGCCACCGGTCTGGTCAGCGAACCAGCGCAGCCTCAAGAATCCACTAGCCAGCTTGAGATCCGTACAGCTGCAAGTGAAATTGCCGAGGGTCCGCCTGTTGTCGTCAAAGACACGCCACACCATCCAAAGCGATTGGGCCACTCTGTTGCAAAGGGAGCTATTACACCCATTGGAACGGACactgctggcggtggcatcctctccatcatcaacggTTGGATGCCCTGGAGGCCAACGTCTCCGTTTATTCACCACAAGGGCCTTGCTGAGGGCAGTCTTCGTGAGCTATTGAGGAGCACGGAGCCGAAAGGAAAAGGCCCAGAGATACTGCAATAGGCCCACCAGGCAGTTAAAAGAGCTTCATATATCCAAGTATATGAAATGTTAACGAGACATGATATATTGTTTAGAGCACAAGAAGAGGGAATGGAAACAGACCGGacactcttctttttttctgctcaAGAGATTTGGGACTGGGATTGGGCTGTGAAGGCTTTATGATCTGATGACATTTACAAGGGAGAATGGAAAATTGATGATACCATGTTATGATGAGATGCAATCATTTACCTACATGACGATACCATGATACTGGAGGGACGGCATTTTGATTTATTCGatttgtatgtatatatagctATGCAATCATACAGGAGTTTGGTAAACTGAATTTTTACgagtttctttcttcaatgtTGAGCCTCGATGCATGCCTAGGTAACTGAAACTTGGTAGCAAATATGCTCGTTATTAGCAGAGCAACTAGATATCATTGTTAAAAAAATCACAGTAACTACTATTTCATTCGCAAACAGGTCTCTCATATCATCTTCTCATGGAAATagttctctttttttttttttatattcttctgACGGGGCTTCCACTTCTACACGTTCCTAAATCGTAACAAACGACACAAAGTCATCCCTACCATGTAAACGTCATCCTTTCCCTTtgcaaggaaaaagagagaatgcaACCCTCCCACATCCATGAAACGCCAATTATAACCTTTTTGTAACACCTtgggagaaagaaaaagaacgaaaagaaaaaagagtccCATCCCAAATGCACGGCAAATTACATCCACTGAACAGCCGCTGTCCGATCCCCAGTCTGCGAGGTAGtgtgaaagaaaagaggaatgGAAAAAGACGGTATATATtagacaaggaagagaaataaaAGGGTAAATCCACATAATCAGATGGGcagttggaaaagaaaatgaataTTCATTTCTTCGTTGTCGCTATCGTTatcgtgctgctgctccgacTTTCTAGTGGCTTCTGATCGACGTGTACTCTCTTCACGCTCCTCTCACGGTCATGAGATTCTGTGACACGTTTCCTATCATTGTCTCGGGTACtgtctttggcagcttttcGAGCCTCCCGATTTCGCCGCTCGTTTTCTTTACGCAGGGCTTTGGATTCAAATTCATGCCAGTCACCACCAATATTCGCTAGCCTATTAGAAAGTTAGTAAATTAAGTGTAAAGATGAGAGGCCTGGAGGTTCGGTATACTCACTCTACTGCCTGTGTAGCCAGTGGCTCTTCGGTAGTGAAGTATGGGTGCTGTAAGACCATAGCTGCCGTGGGTCTATTGGCCGGATCATAGCAGAACATGGATTCCAATAAGTCGAACGCAGCAGGGGAGACCTTGTCTTTGTACTTTTCTGCAAAGACGTTCTTTCGCTTTGCAGTTGGCCGGAGCAGCTCGAACCATGCCATGTCAGTGATCCCAGGCCACTCTTGGCGGGTTGGCGTCCCTAGGATATTGTAGATCTTAtcgagctggctgagctCCGTCCCGTCTCCGGCGAAGATGGCAACCCGTGTAAAAATCTCTACCATGACGCACGCCGCACTCCATACATCGACGGCGGCAGTGTACTTGGTCTCTCCCAACAAGAGTTCAGGGGATCGATACCAGATTGTAATGACACGGTTTGTGTAGTCTAGCTGGTGCCGTTTCGCATAAAACCGAGCAAGACCAAAGTCCGCCAGCTTCAATATGCCCTCGCT
This portion of the Trichoderma atroviride chromosome 6, complete sequence genome encodes:
- a CDS encoding uncharacterized protein (EggNog:ENOG41): MSLPTSGPGAQSEFHSHSHSQPQPDSQPGSQPGSQPGAHPQSQRQSQPQPHAQPQPQAQQPAPSALLRPSEHRDRGNPLPLFSFQQPNPSPTSLVPSTAEGKPIPVDDSTVEYRTSALRELNHNFPSHRYAKSTGAQSSTYSEPVIVRSYYPPLPSSRPSSSSRGPAIHGGPISGSGIGAGSQVGRFAEAVAGGLPLPSRLVSGEHGMLSTMVLSFGKKPVNGRVEDETRLPPMDAFSFKSFMDNIEAQGGGLAGDINADLDRIAEICARSRYSLSNQYEVHYTPHGSGASFLNPSAQSNDSQGPTLQAVSAEDEHSVGASSTRRKRRMARRTSRAVGTLETIISSSRSSDEEQASRKKSAAEIAEQVRGRSAQKSSAHSSASSSSSGTLDDERRDSHLEDQAAPKKSSSSLALIDASTRHNGVAVDSPRTSATGLVSEPAQPQESTSQLEIRTAASEIAEGPPVVVKDTPHHPKRLGHSVAKGAITPIGTDTAGGGILSIINGWMPWRPTSPFIHHKGLAEGSLRELLRSTEPKGKGPEILQ